A window from Dysidea avara chromosome 2, odDysAvar1.4, whole genome shotgun sequence encodes these proteins:
- the LOC136247426 gene encoding uncharacterized protein isoform X41, protein MADYSMMEEVVSTCPTKKCQHCGQQCAIAFRSCPSCNENFPDCLKRQANGPVRQHPSSLVTIMQKKANQLNQLGYDIFILGHKRNAVNPSHINFTTPGIAKEFVKDYPKLFEGWKTYCSSKSRGQNSNHQVGLSTAGENEIGLTQTATQSQVGLTQTATQGQVGLTQTATEDQVELTQTATQIQVGLTQTATQSQVGLTQTATQSQVGLMQTQSQVGLTQTATEGQVELTQTATQIQVGLTQTATQSQGLTQSQVGLTQTATEGQVELTQTATQIQGLSQTQNQARRKRCRECDGCRATKCGNCKYCFHPSLKRACMMRKCINLN, encoded by the exons ATGGCAGATTATTCTATGATGGAAG AGGTAGTTTCTACTTGCCCTACCAAAAAGTGCCAGCATTGTGGACAGCAATGTGCAATTGCCTTCAGATCCTGCCCCAGTTGCAATGAGAATTTTCCAGATTGCCTGAAACGCCAGGCAAATGGACCTGTTAGGCAGCATCCATCAAGTCTTGTTACTATAATGCAGAAAAAG GCCAACCAGCTCAATCAGCTGGGATATGATATCTTTATCCTCGGGCACAAGAGAAATGCTGTCAACCCATCTCATATTAATTTTACGACACCTGGTATAGCTAAAGAATTTGTTAAAGATTACCCTAAACTTTTTGAGGGGTGGAAAACATATTGCTCATCAAAATCACGAG GACAAAACAGTAATCATCAAG TAGGATTGTCAACGGCAGGAGAGAATGAAA TAGGGTTGACACAGACAGCTACACAGAGTCAAG TAGGGTTGACACAGACAGCTACACAGGGTCAAG TAGGGTTGACACAGACAGCTACAGAGGATCAAG TAGAGTTGACACAGACAGCTACACAGATTCAAG TAGGGTTGACACAGACAGCTACACAGAGTCAAG TAGGGTTGACACAGACAGCTACACAGAGTCAAG TAGGGTTGATGCAGACACAGAGTCAAG TAGGATTGACACAGACAGCTACAGAGGGTCAAG TAGAGTTGACACAGACAGCTACACAGATTCAAG TAGGGTTGACACAGACAGCTACACAGAGTCAAG GGTTGACACAGAGTCAAG TAGGGTTGACACAGACAGCTACAGAGGGTCAAG TAGAGTTGACACAGACAGCTACACAGATTCAAG GGTTGTCACAGACACAGAATCAAG CAAGAAGAAAACGCTGCAGGGAGTGTGATGGCTGCAGGGCCACAAAATGTGGTAACTGCAAATACTGTTTTCACCCTTCATTGAAAAGGGCTTGTATGATGAGGAAATGTATAAATTTGAACTAG
- the LOC136247426 gene encoding uncharacterized protein isoform X46 encodes MADYSMMEEVVSTCPTKKCQHCGQQCAIAFRSCPSCNENFPDCLKRQANGPVRQHPSSLVTIMQKKANQLNQLGYDIFILGHKRNAVNPSHINFTTPGIAKEFVKDYPKLFEGWKTYCSSKSRGQNSNHQVGLSTAGENEIGLTQTATQSQGLTQTATQGQVGLTQTATQGQVGLTQTATQGQGLTQTATQSQVGLTQTATQSQVGLMQTQSQGLTQTATEGQVELTQTATQIQVGLTQTATQSQGLTQSQVGLTQTATEGQVELTQTATQIQGLSQTQNQARRKRCRECDGCRATKCGNCKYCFHPSLKRACMMRKCINLN; translated from the exons ATGGCAGATTATTCTATGATGGAAG AGGTAGTTTCTACTTGCCCTACCAAAAAGTGCCAGCATTGTGGACAGCAATGTGCAATTGCCTTCAGATCCTGCCCCAGTTGCAATGAGAATTTTCCAGATTGCCTGAAACGCCAGGCAAATGGACCTGTTAGGCAGCATCCATCAAGTCTTGTTACTATAATGCAGAAAAAG GCCAACCAGCTCAATCAGCTGGGATATGATATCTTTATCCTCGGGCACAAGAGAAATGCTGTCAACCCATCTCATATTAATTTTACGACACCTGGTATAGCTAAAGAATTTGTTAAAGATTACCCTAAACTTTTTGAGGGGTGGAAAACATATTGCTCATCAAAATCACGAG GACAAAACAGTAATCATCAAG TAGGATTGTCAACGGCAGGAGAGAATGAAA TAGGGTTGACACAGACAGCTACACAGAGTCAAG GGTTGACACAGACAGCTACACAGGGTCAAG TAGGGTTGACACAGACAGCTACACAGGGTCAAG TAGGGTTGACACAGACAGCTACACAGGGTCAAG GGTTGACACAGACAGCTACACAGAGTCAAG TAGGGTTGACACAGACAGCTACACAGAGTCAAG TAGGGTTGATGCAGACACAGAGTCAAG GATTGACACAGACAGCTACAGAGGGTCAAG TAGAGTTGACACAGACAGCTACACAGATTCAAG TAGGGTTGACACAGACAGCTACACAGAGTCAAG GGTTGACACAGAGTCAAG TAGGGTTGACACAGACAGCTACAGAGGGTCAAG TAGAGTTGACACAGACAGCTACACAGATTCAAG GGTTGTCACAGACACAGAATCAAG CAAGAAGAAAACGCTGCAGGGAGTGTGATGGCTGCAGGGCCACAAAATGTGGTAACTGCAAATACTGTTTTCACCCTTCATTGAAAAGGGCTTGTATGATGAGGAAATGTATAAATTTGAACTAG
- the LOC136247426 gene encoding uncharacterized protein isoform X42, translated as MADYSMMEEVVSTCPTKKCQHCGQQCAIAFRSCPSCNENFPDCLKRQANGPVRQHPSSLVTIMQKKANQLNQLGYDIFILGHKRNAVNPSHINFTTPGIAKEFVKDYPKLFEGWKTYCSSKSRGQNSNHQVGLSTAGENEIGLTQTATQSQVGLTQTATQGQVGLTQTATEDQVELTQTATQIQVGLTQTATQSQVGLTQTATQSQGLMQTQSQVGLTQTATEGQVELTQTATQIQVGLTQTATQSQGLTQSQVGLTQTATEGQVELTQTATQIQGLSQTQNQARRKRCRECDGCRATKCGNCKYCFHPSLKRACMMRKCINLN; from the exons ATGGCAGATTATTCTATGATGGAAG AGGTAGTTTCTACTTGCCCTACCAAAAAGTGCCAGCATTGTGGACAGCAATGTGCAATTGCCTTCAGATCCTGCCCCAGTTGCAATGAGAATTTTCCAGATTGCCTGAAACGCCAGGCAAATGGACCTGTTAGGCAGCATCCATCAAGTCTTGTTACTATAATGCAGAAAAAG GCCAACCAGCTCAATCAGCTGGGATATGATATCTTTATCCTCGGGCACAAGAGAAATGCTGTCAACCCATCTCATATTAATTTTACGACACCTGGTATAGCTAAAGAATTTGTTAAAGATTACCCTAAACTTTTTGAGGGGTGGAAAACATATTGCTCATCAAAATCACGAG GACAAAACAGTAATCATCAAG TAGGATTGTCAACGGCAGGAGAGAATGAAA TAGGGTTGACACAGACAGCTACACAGAGTCAAG TAGGGTTGACACAGACAGCTACACAGGGTCAAG TAGGGTTGACACAGACAGCTACAGAGGATCAAG TAGAGTTGACACAGACAGCTACACAGATTCAAG TAGGGTTGACACAGACAGCTACACAGAGTCAAG TAGGGTTGACACAGACAGCTACACAGAGTCAAG GGTTGATGCAGACACAGAGTCAAG TAGGATTGACACAGACAGCTACAGAGGGTCAAG TAGAGTTGACACAGACAGCTACACAGATTCAAG TAGGGTTGACACAGACAGCTACACAGAGTCAAG GGTTGACACAGAGTCAAG TAGGGTTGACACAGACAGCTACAGAGGGTCAAG TAGAGTTGACACAGACAGCTACACAGATTCAAG GGTTGTCACAGACACAGAATCAAG CAAGAAGAAAACGCTGCAGGGAGTGTGATGGCTGCAGGGCCACAAAATGTGGTAACTGCAAATACTGTTTTCACCCTTCATTGAAAAGGGCTTGTATGATGAGGAAATGTATAAATTTGAACTAG
- the LOC136247426 gene encoding uncharacterized protein isoform X45: MADYSMMEEVVSTCPTKKCQHCGQQCAIAFRSCPSCNENFPDCLKRQANGPVRQHPSSLVTIMQKKANQLNQLGYDIFILGHKRNAVNPSHINFTTPGIAKEFVKDYPKLFEGWKTYCSSKSRGQNSNHQVGLSTAGENEIGLTQTATQSQGLTQTATQGQGLTQTATEGQELTQTATQIQVGLTQTATQSQVGLTQTATQSQVGLMQTQSQVGLTQTATEGQVELTQTATQIQVGLTQTATQSQGLTQSQVGLTQTATEGQVELTQTATQIQGLSQTQNQARRKRCRECDGCRATKCGNCKYCFHPSLKRACMMRKCINLN, from the exons ATGGCAGATTATTCTATGATGGAAG AGGTAGTTTCTACTTGCCCTACCAAAAAGTGCCAGCATTGTGGACAGCAATGTGCAATTGCCTTCAGATCCTGCCCCAGTTGCAATGAGAATTTTCCAGATTGCCTGAAACGCCAGGCAAATGGACCTGTTAGGCAGCATCCATCAAGTCTTGTTACTATAATGCAGAAAAAG GCCAACCAGCTCAATCAGCTGGGATATGATATCTTTATCCTCGGGCACAAGAGAAATGCTGTCAACCCATCTCATATTAATTTTACGACACCTGGTATAGCTAAAGAATTTGTTAAAGATTACCCTAAACTTTTTGAGGGGTGGAAAACATATTGCTCATCAAAATCACGAG GACAAAACAGTAATCATCAAG TAGGATTGTCAACGGCAGGAGAGAATGAAA TAGGGTTGACACAGACAGCTACACAGAGTCAAG GGTTGACACAGACAGCTACACAGGGTCAAG GGTTGACACAGACAGCTACAGAGGGTCAAG AGTTGACACAGACAGCTACACAGATTCAAG TAGGGTTGACACAGACAGCTACACAGAGTCAAG TAGGGTTGACACAGACAGCTACACAGAGTCAAG TAGGGTTGATGCAGACACAGAGTCAAG TAGGATTGACACAGACAGCTACAGAGGGTCAAG TAGAGTTGACACAGACAGCTACACAGATTCAAG TAGGGTTGACACAGACAGCTACACAGAGTCAAG GGTTGACACAGAGTCAAG TAGGGTTGACACAGACAGCTACAGAGGGTCAAG TAGAGTTGACACAGACAGCTACACAGATTCAAG GGTTGTCACAGACACAGAATCAAG CAAGAAGAAAACGCTGCAGGGAGTGTGATGGCTGCAGGGCCACAAAATGTGGTAACTGCAAATACTGTTTTCACCCTTCATTGAAAAGGGCTTGTATGATGAGGAAATGTATAAATTTGAACTAG
- the LOC136247426 gene encoding ice nucleation protein InaA-like isoform X22, which translates to MADYSMMEEVVSTCPTKKCQHCGQQCAIAFRSCPSCNENFPDCLKRQANGPVRQHPSSLVTIMQKKANQLNQLGYDIFILGHKRNAVNPSHINFTTPGIAKEFVKDYPKLFEGWKTYCSSKSRGQNSNHQVGLSTAGENEIGLTQTATQSQVGLTQTATQGQVGLTQTATEDQELTQTATQIQVGLTQTATQSQGLTQTATEGQGLTQTATQSQGLTQTATQGQGLTQTATEGQVGLTQTATQGQVELTQTATQIQVGLTQTATQSQVGLTQTATQSQVGLMQTQSQVGLTQTATEGQVELTQTATQIQGLTQTATQSQGLTQSQGLTQTATEGQVELTQTATQIQGLSQTQNQARRKRCRECDGCRATKCGNCKYCFHPSLKRACMMRKCINLN; encoded by the exons ATGGCAGATTATTCTATGATGGAAG AGGTAGTTTCTACTTGCCCTACCAAAAAGTGCCAGCATTGTGGACAGCAATGTGCAATTGCCTTCAGATCCTGCCCCAGTTGCAATGAGAATTTTCCAGATTGCCTGAAACGCCAGGCAAATGGACCTGTTAGGCAGCATCCATCAAGTCTTGTTACTATAATGCAGAAAAAG GCCAACCAGCTCAATCAGCTGGGATATGATATCTTTATCCTCGGGCACAAGAGAAATGCTGTCAACCCATCTCATATTAATTTTACGACACCTGGTATAGCTAAAGAATTTGTTAAAGATTACCCTAAACTTTTTGAGGGGTGGAAAACATATTGCTCATCAAAATCACGAG GACAAAACAGTAATCATCAAG TAGGATTGTCAACGGCAGGAGAGAATGAAA TAGGGTTGACACAGACAGCTACACAGAGTCAAG TAGGGTTGACACAGACAGCTACACAGGGTCAAG TAGGGTTGACACAGACAGCTACAGAGGATCAAG AGTTGACACAGACAGCTACACAGATTCAAG TAGGGTTGACACAGACAGCTACACAGAGTCAAG GGTTGACACAGACAGCTACAGAGGGTCAAG GGTTGACACAGACAGCTACACAGAGTCAAG GGTTGACACAGACAGCTACACAGGGTCAAG GGTTGACACAGACAGCTACAGAGGGTCAAG TAGGGTTGACACAGACAGCTACACAGGGTCAAG TAGAGTTGACACAGACAGCTACACAGATTCAAG TAGGGTTGACACAGACAGCTACACAGAGTCAAG TAGGGTTGACACAGACAGCTACACAGAGTCAAG TAGGGTTGATGCAGACACAGAGTCAAG TAGGATTGACACAGACAGCTACAGAGGGTCAAG TAGAGTTGACACAGACAGCTACACAGATTCAAG GGTTGACACAGACAGCTACACAGAGTCAAG GGTTGACACAGAGTCAAG GGTTGACACAGACAGCTACAGAGGGTCAAG TAGAGTTGACACAGACAGCTACACAGATTCAAG GGTTGTCACAGACACAGAATCAAG CAAGAAGAAAACGCTGCAGGGAGTGTGATGGCTGCAGGGCCACAAAATGTGGTAACTGCAAATACTGTTTTCACCCTTCATTGAAAAGGGCTTGTATGATGAGGAAATGTATAAATTTGAACTAG
- the LOC136247426 gene encoding uncharacterized protein isoform X31, translating into MADYSMMEEVVSTCPTKKCQHCGQQCAIAFRSCPSCNENFPDCLKRQANGPVRQHPSSLVTIMQKKANQLNQLGYDIFILGHKRNAVNPSHINFTTPGIAKEFVKDYPKLFEGWKTYCSSKSRGQNSNHQVGLSTAGENEIGLTQTATQSQVGLTQTATQGQVGLTQTATEDQELTQTATQIQVGLTQTATQSQGLTQTATEGQGLTQTATQSQGLTQTATQGQGLTQTATEGQVGLTQTATQGQVELTQTATQIQVGLTQTATQSQVGLTQTATQSQVGLMQTQSQVGLTQTATEGQVELTQTATQIQGLTQTATQSQGLTQSQGLTQTATEGQELTQTATQIQGLSQTQNQARRKRCRECDGCRATKCGNCKYCFHPSLKRACMMRKCINLN; encoded by the exons ATGGCAGATTATTCTATGATGGAAG AGGTAGTTTCTACTTGCCCTACCAAAAAGTGCCAGCATTGTGGACAGCAATGTGCAATTGCCTTCAGATCCTGCCCCAGTTGCAATGAGAATTTTCCAGATTGCCTGAAACGCCAGGCAAATGGACCTGTTAGGCAGCATCCATCAAGTCTTGTTACTATAATGCAGAAAAAG GCCAACCAGCTCAATCAGCTGGGATATGATATCTTTATCCTCGGGCACAAGAGAAATGCTGTCAACCCATCTCATATTAATTTTACGACACCTGGTATAGCTAAAGAATTTGTTAAAGATTACCCTAAACTTTTTGAGGGGTGGAAAACATATTGCTCATCAAAATCACGAG GACAAAACAGTAATCATCAAG TAGGATTGTCAACGGCAGGAGAGAATGAAA TAGGGTTGACACAGACAGCTACACAGAGTCAAG TAGGGTTGACACAGACAGCTACACAGGGTCAAG TAGGGTTGACACAGACAGCTACAGAGGATCAAG AGTTGACACAGACAGCTACACAGATTCAAG TAGGGTTGACACAGACAGCTACACAGAGTCAAG GGTTGACACAGACAGCTACAGAGGGTCAAG GGTTGACACAGACAGCTACACAGAGTCAAG GGTTGACACAGACAGCTACACAGGGTCAAG GGTTGACACAGACAGCTACAGAGGGTCAAG TAGGGTTGACACAGACAGCTACACAGGGTCAAG TAGAGTTGACACAGACAGCTACACAGATTCAAG TAGGGTTGACACAGACAGCTACACAGAGTCAAG TAGGGTTGACACAGACAGCTACACAGAGTCAAG TAGGGTTGATGCAGACACAGAGTCAAG TAGGATTGACACAGACAGCTACAGAGGGTCAAG TAGAGTTGACACAGACAGCTACACAGATTCAAG GGTTGACACAGACAGCTACACAGAGTCAAG GGTTGACACAGAGTCAAG GGTTGACACAGACAGCTACAGAGGGTCAAG AGTTGACACAGACAGCTACACAGATTCAAG GGTTGTCACAGACACAGAATCAAG CAAGAAGAAAACGCTGCAGGGAGTGTGATGGCTGCAGGGCCACAAAATGTGGTAACTGCAAATACTGTTTTCACCCTTCATTGAAAAGGGCTTGTATGATGAGGAAATGTATAAATTTGAACTAG
- the LOC136247426 gene encoding uncharacterized protein isoform X36, giving the protein MADYSMMEEVVSTCPTKKCQHCGQQCAIAFRSCPSCNENFPDCLKRQANGPVRQHPSSLVTIMQKKANQLNQLGYDIFILGHKRNAVNPSHINFTTPGIAKEFVKDYPKLFEGWKTYCSSKSRGQNSNHQVGLSTAGENEIGLTQTATQSQVGLTQTATQGQVGLTQTATEDQELTQTATQIQVGLTQTATQSQGLTQTATEGQGLTQTATQSQVGLTQTATQSQVGLMQTQSQGLTQTATEGQVELTQTATQIQVGLTQTATQSQGLTQSQVGLTQTATEGQVELTQTATQIQGLSQTQNQARRKRCRECDGCRATKCGNCKYCFHPSLKRACMMRKCINLN; this is encoded by the exons ATGGCAGATTATTCTATGATGGAAG AGGTAGTTTCTACTTGCCCTACCAAAAAGTGCCAGCATTGTGGACAGCAATGTGCAATTGCCTTCAGATCCTGCCCCAGTTGCAATGAGAATTTTCCAGATTGCCTGAAACGCCAGGCAAATGGACCTGTTAGGCAGCATCCATCAAGTCTTGTTACTATAATGCAGAAAAAG GCCAACCAGCTCAATCAGCTGGGATATGATATCTTTATCCTCGGGCACAAGAGAAATGCTGTCAACCCATCTCATATTAATTTTACGACACCTGGTATAGCTAAAGAATTTGTTAAAGATTACCCTAAACTTTTTGAGGGGTGGAAAACATATTGCTCATCAAAATCACGAG GACAAAACAGTAATCATCAAG TAGGATTGTCAACGGCAGGAGAGAATGAAA TAGGGTTGACACAGACAGCTACACAGAGTCAAG TAGGGTTGACACAGACAGCTACACAGGGTCAAG TAGGGTTGACACAGACAGCTACAGAGGATCAAG AGTTGACACAGACAGCTACACAGATTCAAG TAGGGTTGACACAGACAGCTACACAGAGTCAAG GGTTGACACAGACAGCTACAGAGGGTCAAG GGTTGACACAGACAGCTACACAGAGTCAAG TAGGGTTGACACAGACAGCTACACAGAGTCAAG TAGGGTTGATGCAGACACAGAGTCAAG GATTGACACAGACAGCTACAGAGGGTCAAG TAGAGTTGACACAGACAGCTACACAGATTCAAG TAGGGTTGACACAGACAGCTACACAGAGTCAAG GGTTGACACAGAGTCAAG TAGGGTTGACACAGACAGCTACAGAGGGTCAAG TAGAGTTGACACAGACAGCTACACAGATTCAAG GGTTGTCACAGACACAGAATCAAG CAAGAAGAAAACGCTGCAGGGAGTGTGATGGCTGCAGGGCCACAAAATGTGGTAACTGCAAATACTGTTTTCACCCTTCATTGAAAAGGGCTTGTATGATGAGGAAATGTATAAATTTGAACTAG
- the LOC136247426 gene encoding uncharacterized protein isoform X12: MADYSMMEEVVSTCPTKKCQHCGQQCAIAFRSCPSCNENFPDCLKRQANGPVRQHPSSLVTIMQKKANQLNQLGYDIFILGHKRNAVNPSHINFTTPGIAKEFVKDYPKLFEGWKTYCSSKSRGQNSNHQVGLSTAGENEIGLTQTATQSQVGLTQTATQGQVGLTQTATEDQELTQTATQIQVGLTQTATQSQGLTQTATEGQGLTQTATQSQGLTQTATQGQGLTQTATEGQVGLTQTATQGQVELTQTATQIQVGLTQTATQSQVGLTQTATQSQVGLMQTQSQVGLTQTATEGQVELTQTATQIQGLTQTATQSQGLTQSQVGLTQTATEGQELTQTATQIQGLSQTQNQARRKRCRECDGCRATKCGNCKYCFHPSLKRACMMRKCINLN, translated from the exons ATGGCAGATTATTCTATGATGGAAG AGGTAGTTTCTACTTGCCCTACCAAAAAGTGCCAGCATTGTGGACAGCAATGTGCAATTGCCTTCAGATCCTGCCCCAGTTGCAATGAGAATTTTCCAGATTGCCTGAAACGCCAGGCAAATGGACCTGTTAGGCAGCATCCATCAAGTCTTGTTACTATAATGCAGAAAAAG GCCAACCAGCTCAATCAGCTGGGATATGATATCTTTATCCTCGGGCACAAGAGAAATGCTGTCAACCCATCTCATATTAATTTTACGACACCTGGTATAGCTAAAGAATTTGTTAAAGATTACCCTAAACTTTTTGAGGGGTGGAAAACATATTGCTCATCAAAATCACGAG GACAAAACAGTAATCATCAAG TAGGATTGTCAACGGCAGGAGAGAATGAAA TAGGGTTGACACAGACAGCTACACAGAGTCAAG TAGGGTTGACACAGACAGCTACACAGGGTCAAG TAGGGTTGACACAGACAGCTACAGAGGATCAAG AGTTGACACAGACAGCTACACAGATTCAAG TAGGGTTGACACAGACAGCTACACAGAGTCAAG GGTTGACACAGACAGCTACAGAGGGTCAAG GGTTGACACAGACAGCTACACAGAGTCAAG GGTTGACACAGACAGCTACACAGGGTCAAG GGTTGACACAGACAGCTACAGAGGGTCAAG TAGGGTTGACACAGACAGCTACACAGGGTCAAG TAGAGTTGACACAGACAGCTACACAGATTCAAG TAGGGTTGACACAGACAGCTACACAGAGTCAAG TAGGGTTGACACAGACAGCTACACAGAGTCAAG TAGGGTTGATGCAGACACAGAGTCAAG TAGGATTGACACAGACAGCTACAGAGGGTCAAG TAGAGTTGACACAGACAGCTACACAGATTCAAG GGTTGACACAGACAGCTACACAGAGTCAAG GGTTGACACAGAGTCAAG TAGGGTTGACACAGACAGCTACAGAGGGTCAAG AGTTGACACAGACAGCTACACAGATTCAAG GGTTGTCACAGACACAGAATCAAG CAAGAAGAAAACGCTGCAGGGAGTGTGATGGCTGCAGGGCCACAAAATGTGGTAACTGCAAATACTGTTTTCACCCTTCATTGAAAAGGGCTTGTATGATGAGGAAATGTATAAATTTGAACTAG
- the LOC136247426 gene encoding uncharacterized protein isoform X39: MADYSMMEEVVSTCPTKKCQHCGQQCAIAFRSCPSCNENFPDCLKRQANGPVRQHPSSLVTIMQKKANQLNQLGYDIFILGHKRNAVNPSHINFTTPGIAKEFVKDYPKLFEGWKTYCSSKSRGQNSNHQVGLSTAGENEIGLTQTATQSQGLTQTATQGQGLTQTATEGQVGLTQTATQGQVELTQTATQIQVGLTQTATQSQVGLTQTATQSQVGLMQTQSQVGLTQTATEGQVELTQTATQIQVGLTQTATQSQGLTQSQVGLTQTATEGQVELTQTATQIQGLSQTQNQARRKRCRECDGCRATKCGNCKYCFHPSLKRACMMRKCINLN; this comes from the exons ATGGCAGATTATTCTATGATGGAAG AGGTAGTTTCTACTTGCCCTACCAAAAAGTGCCAGCATTGTGGACAGCAATGTGCAATTGCCTTCAGATCCTGCCCCAGTTGCAATGAGAATTTTCCAGATTGCCTGAAACGCCAGGCAAATGGACCTGTTAGGCAGCATCCATCAAGTCTTGTTACTATAATGCAGAAAAAG GCCAACCAGCTCAATCAGCTGGGATATGATATCTTTATCCTCGGGCACAAGAGAAATGCTGTCAACCCATCTCATATTAATTTTACGACACCTGGTATAGCTAAAGAATTTGTTAAAGATTACCCTAAACTTTTTGAGGGGTGGAAAACATATTGCTCATCAAAATCACGAG GACAAAACAGTAATCATCAAG TAGGATTGTCAACGGCAGGAGAGAATGAAA TAGGGTTGACACAGACAGCTACACAGAGTCAAG GGTTGACACAGACAGCTACACAGGGTCAAG GGTTGACACAGACAGCTACAGAGGGTCAAG TAGGGTTGACACAGACAGCTACACAGGGTCAAG TAGAGTTGACACAGACAGCTACACAGATTCAAG TAGGGTTGACACAGACAGCTACACAGAGTCAAG TAGGGTTGACACAGACAGCTACACAGAGTCAAG TAGGGTTGATGCAGACACAGAGTCAAG TAGGATTGACACAGACAGCTACAGAGGGTCAAG TAGAGTTGACACAGACAGCTACACAGATTCAAG TAGGGTTGACACAGACAGCTACACAGAGTCAAG GGTTGACACAGAGTCAAG TAGGGTTGACACAGACAGCTACAGAGGGTCAAG TAGAGTTGACACAGACAGCTACACAGATTCAAG GGTTGTCACAGACACAGAATCAAG CAAGAAGAAAACGCTGCAGGGAGTGTGATGGCTGCAGGGCCACAAAATGTGGTAACTGCAAATACTGTTTTCACCCTTCATTGAAAAGGGCTTGTATGATGAGGAAATGTATAAATTTGAACTAG
- the LOC136247426 gene encoding uncharacterized protein isoform X37: protein MADYSMMEEVVSTCPTKKCQHCGQQCAIAFRSCPSCNENFPDCLKRQANGPVRQHPSSLVTIMQKKANQLNQLGYDIFILGHKRNAVNPSHINFTTPGIAKEFVKDYPKLFEGWKTYCSSKSRGQNSNHQVGLSTAGENEIGLTQTATQSQVGLTQTATQGQVELTQTATQIQVGLTQTATQGQVELTQTATQIQVGLTQTATQSQVGLTQTATQSQVGLMQTQSQVGLTQTATEGQVELTQTATQIQVGLTQTATQSQGLTQSQVGLTQTATEGQVELTQTATQIQGLSQTQNQARRKRCRECDGCRATKCGNCKYCFHPSLKRACMMRKCINLN, encoded by the exons ATGGCAGATTATTCTATGATGGAAG AGGTAGTTTCTACTTGCCCTACCAAAAAGTGCCAGCATTGTGGACAGCAATGTGCAATTGCCTTCAGATCCTGCCCCAGTTGCAATGAGAATTTTCCAGATTGCCTGAAACGCCAGGCAAATGGACCTGTTAGGCAGCATCCATCAAGTCTTGTTACTATAATGCAGAAAAAG GCCAACCAGCTCAATCAGCTGGGATATGATATCTTTATCCTCGGGCACAAGAGAAATGCTGTCAACCCATCTCATATTAATTTTACGACACCTGGTATAGCTAAAGAATTTGTTAAAGATTACCCTAAACTTTTTGAGGGGTGGAAAACATATTGCTCATCAAAATCACGAG GACAAAACAGTAATCATCAAG TAGGATTGTCAACGGCAGGAGAGAATGAAA TAGGGTTGACACAGACAGCTACACAGAGTCAAG TAGGGTTGACACAGACAGCTACACAGGGTCAAG TAGAGTTGACACAGACAGCTACACAGATTCAAG TAGGGTTGACACAGACAGCTACACAGGGTCAAG TAGAGTTGACACAGACAGCTACACAGATTCAAG TAGGGTTGACACAGACAGCTACACAGAGTCAAG TAGGGTTGACACAGACAGCTACACAGAGTCAAG TAGGGTTGATGCAGACACAGAGTCAAG TAGGATTGACACAGACAGCTACAGAGGGTCAAG TAGAGTTGACACAGACAGCTACACAGATTCAAG TAGGGTTGACACAGACAGCTACACAGAGTCAAG GGTTGACACAGAGTCAAG TAGGGTTGACACAGACAGCTACAGAGGGTCAAG TAGAGTTGACACAGACAGCTACACAGATTCAAG GGTTGTCACAGACACAGAATCAAG CAAGAAGAAAACGCTGCAGGGAGTGTGATGGCTGCAGGGCCACAAAATGTGGTAACTGCAAATACTGTTTTCACCCTTCATTGAAAAGGGCTTGTATGATGAGGAAATGTATAAATTTGAACTAG